tgtgtgtgtgtgtgtgtgtgtgtgtgagtgtgtgtgtgtgtgtgtgtgtgtgtgagacggagGCCGGATCGGTCAGCGCACACGCAAGGATTCACATACtgggtgagagagtgtgtgtgtgagtgtgtgtgtgtgtgtgtgtatgagagagtgtgtgtgtgtgtgtgtgtgtgtgtgtgtgagagtgtgtgtgtgtgtgtgtgtgtgtgtgtgagtgtgtgtgtgtgtgtgtgtgtgtgtgtgagacggagGCCGGATCGGTCAGCGCACACGCACGGATTCACATACtgggtgagagagtgtgtgtgtgtgtgtgtgtgtgagaatttgTTTTCTCGGAAcagtaataaaaaacaaaaagcaactgTGCAGATTTAGAACCCActgataaatatgaataaaacacacaacaaaattactcaaactttAACAGAAATGAAACTGAACAAGAACAAAAACATCTGAAGCCTGAAACTATAACAGCATCTCAGTGTGAAGAACCCTGGGACAGAGATCATCCCAACAGCAGCACTGCTCTGATGTCTGtaacaacagtgtgtgtgtgtgtgtgtgtgtgtgtgtgtgtctcagagaaGCTGAAGTTCGCTCCCGTCCCGCAGTCGTCTCAGTGTCTGCAGCTGGACAGAGAGAGCAGTGTGAGCTGTGTGGCCACAGGACGAGAGACGCCCGTCATACACTGGAGCAGAGCAGGTCACACACACCTGCAAAACCATCAGATGGACCTTGTGTTTACCTTGTGTTTGAGCAGGTTTCTCATGCGTGTGTCTCCACAGACGGAGCTGATCTCCCGTCTCACGTGAGTCAGATCAACGGGGTTCTTCTCTTCAGGACAGTGACCCGCGCAGACGGAGGAAACTACACGTGTGTGGCGTCCAGCAGCTCGCAGGGACAGATACGAGCTCACGTCCATCTCACTGTAGCAGGTGTGTGTTAGAGTTGATCTGGGGTTGATCGTGAGGTCGTGTgagatccacacacacactgacacactcaCATCCATCTGTTATCAGTTGAGGTGGAGTTTAAGCTGCAGCCGGAGCAGACCACGGTCTATCAGGGTCACACAGCCGTGCTTCACTGTCAGGCGTCAGGTGACCCGCAGCCGTACGTCCAGTGGATGCTCAGAGACACACAGCTCCTCAGCAGCAGCTCCAGCAGGTCTGTGTCTCGGAGTCTGTCTCCAGACGTGATGATGCTTCCTGCAGCAGATGATGACGTGTGAGGATTGTGTCTTCAGGTTTCAGAAGATGCAGAACGGCTCTCTGGTCATTAGTGATGTGAGCACGGAGGACACGGGTGTGTACACCTGCATCGCAGGAAACACCTGCAGCATCAGAGACACCGCGGCGCAGCTCTACGTCGTGGGTGAGGGACATTTCATCCTGTAAAATAAAGCAGATTTTAGTTTCATGTACACACACAGATCATAGAGCTAGTTTAGTCActtatttttatagtgctttatcTAATGCACAGGGTTTCTGGGAGTCTTTAAAAGGTGATCAAATAAGTCTCAATCCGTCGTTCCACAGATGAAGGCTTTAGCATGTCTTATATTAGAGCAGAAACTCTTACACTCATTAAATGTTGCAtagactgcaaaaaaataaatatcttcctcaatttttttaatttattgtaagcTCAGATATCTATCAGATATATTTGTTCTAGTTTAAATCATGAACTCacttcatttgaatcaatttctcagaaaacaagacttcattaCTTGTTCAGATAGTTCAGATAGCACTTCTGAAGGATTTATGTTCAGTGTGTCGTTACACTGATGTCTGATCAGATCAAACGCCTTTGAAGTGCTTTTAAACTCAGTGTGTTACATTGTTGCCTAGCAACTGTAAAAGCTACAGTTACACTGAACTAGTTCTGAGCTGTGTGTTCTGATGAATGACAGTGTAAGAGTTTAGTGAATGTTTCCCGTAGTGTTGTGATGTGTCTGTTCTCAGAGAAGCCCGTGCATCCCCGCGGTGGAGACGAGGATAAGAGTCAGTTTAAGATGTTCCAGACCATCGCTCTGTCTGTGGCCGTGGCCGTGGCGTACATCATCGCTGTGCTGGGACTCATGTTCTACTGCAAACAGAGACGCAAGAACAAACGGCTGCAGAAGAGCCGCGCCGGAGAACAGCCTGAGATGGAGTGTCTGAACGGTGCGGGCTAGAGCCCTTCTTCTTCTGTTTGCACACGTTATTTAGAGATGTTTGTGAGGAGTGTGTCTGTGTTTCCTGTAGGTGTTCAGCTGAACGGACACAGGATGTCCGAGATCCAGGAGGAAGTGGCTTTAACCAGCGTGAGATCTTCAGCAAACTCAGAGAAACAGCAGAGCTTTCCCAGAGCGCACCTGCAGACCATCACCACACTGGGTGTGAACCATCACAACACTTTACAATCATAACCGCTGAAAAGATCGGACATCATAGTGATGTGGGCTTCTAGATTTAGAGTTTACTTGAAGAAACCACATTCATTTATTAAAGGGATCAAGTGAAAATCTGCTaaaaatgtagcactgcatcagtgtctcatcagtggatgctctgcagtgaatgggtgccgtcagaatgagagtctgataaaaacatcacaataatccacagcactccagtccatcagtgaacatctggagaagacaaaacctgaaacacatccagcattaagatgattttaactcaaacacatagagtctataatccagaataacacttcctccagtgaaacagtgttctggtctgaatcaggagagaaatctgcacagatcacaatccaaaacattttaactttaacactcgtgtcttctccagatgttcactgatggactggagtgctgtggattattgggatgtttttatcagactctcattctgacggcacccattcactgcagagcatccatcaatcatgtgtgtgtgtgtgtgtgtgtgtgtgtgtgtgtgtgcatgcatgcgtttgtgtgtgtgtgtgtgcgtgtgtgtgtgtgtgtgtgtgtgtgtgtgtgtgcgcgcgtgtgtgtgtgtgtgtgtgtgtgtgtgtgtgtgcgtgtgtgtgtgtgtgtgtgtatgtgtgtgtgtgtgtgtgtgtgtgtgcgtgtgtgtgtgcgtgtgtgtatgcgtgtgtgtgtgtgtgtgtgtgtgtgcagggcgtGGTGTGTTCGGCGAGGTGTTTCTGGCTAAAGCGAGGGCGATGGAGGAGGCCGGGCCGGAGACGCTGGTGCTGGTCAAGAGTTTGGAGAGTCGAGAGGAAACGCACCGAGCCGAGTTCAGACGAGAGCTGGAGATGTTCAGCAGACTCGATCACGCTCACGTCGTGCGACTGCTGGGAGTCTGCAGAGAGACACATCCTCATTACATGATCCTGGAATACGTGGATCTGGTACTAAACTCCTTCATTACCTCCATGCAGCATCAACTCGTATATTTGAACTAGTTTGGCTCatgttcacacagaacacacatattATTCATCATAATTCTCTTTCACTTATCTTATTTTCATGTTTGTATTGGACTTTTATCAGCTACACATGATGACTATCTGTTTGAATGCATGTTCATATGTGTTTATGATGTAGTAAAGTGTGTTTTAGTGAAGTGGTGCTGATGTGAGTGCTTCTCTCTGGTTTTTCAGGGAGATCTCAAACAGTTCCTCAGAATATCAACGAGCAGCGATGAGAAACTCAAGCCACATCCCATCAGCACTAGAACTAAAGTGGGTTCCTCCTGCGACTGTGGATCTATCATtgaagcatctgtgtgtgtgtgtgtgtgtgtgtgtgtgtgtgtgtgtgtgtgtgtgtgtttaatgactGCCGTGGCTCCGCAGGTCTCCATCTGTGCTCAGGTGGCTCATGGGATGCAGCACTTATCAAACAGAGGTTTTGTGCACAGAGACCTGGCGGCCAGGAACTGTCTGATCAGCGGACAGAGACAGGTGAAGGTGTCTGCGCTCAGTCTGAGTAGAGACGTCTATAACAGGTACCAGCTCCTCCAGTCCACCAGAGATCATTACAGAGCTGTGAGAGCCACTGTCAGTGCTCACCTGTGTGCAGAGCGCCATCTAGTGTTGATGAAGCGcagtcacgtgtgtgtgtgtgtgtgtctctctttctctctgtgtgtgttcagtgagtaCTATGAGCACGGGCAGGTGTGTATCCCGCTGCGCTGGCTGCCGGGTGAGAGTGTGTTTGAGGGAGAGTTCTGCAGTAAGTCGGACGTCTGGGCGTTCGGGGTGCTGATGTGGGAGGTGTTCAGTCTGGGCGAGCTGCCGTACCCCACACTCAGTGACCAGCAGGTGATGGAGGGTGAGCAGACCGGACTTCTTCAGCTGTGTGATCGACAGAGTCTGTAGAATGACTTTAATATCTATAGGAACTACTAACAGGAAACGTGAAATGACTTAATGTGATTATTAATCTGTAAAAGGCAATGAACTAAATTAATGTGAGTGCTGCATGTGTAAAGTCAAACATTCTGCAGGATTTAATGAATGCCGCACATTTATGACTAACAACTGCTTATGATCGACTGTGGATGAATTATGACAATGTTTACTTCATGGTGTTTATATTGTACACTATAAGTAAAGCATAGACTTTTCAAAGTAACAGTCCTGGTGTATTTTGGACTTATAGTTTATAATTTAAAGCCCCCCTTTATGCAATCATCTTTTTTTCTGGCTATTATTGGCAGTTTGTTTACACAATAAACTGTACTTGATATTAATTTCGATGTAGAGGAAAACTAagaccattattttatatatttatatttagagatGTAACTAGTATCCGCGCATATCATTGTCAGCAAAATCCTTTATCAGTCATCCTCTAATTAGTTCACTAATCACATCCACTAATTTCAATACATatgtaaatattgaatgaaacattgATTGTCTCTGTGTCTCATGTATGTCTCTGTgtcgtgtgtctctgtgtctcatgtatgtctctgtgtctctgtgtcgtGTCTCTCTGTGACTCGTGTGTGTCGTGTGtcttgtgtctctgtgtctctgtgactcgtgtgtgtctctgtgttgtgtgtgtctctgtctctctgtgtctctgtgtcgtgtgtgtctctgtgtctctgtgtctctgtgtcgtGTGTCtcttgtgtctctgtgtctcgTGTATGTCTCTGTGTCTCGTGTGTGTCTCATgcgtgtctctctctgtctcaggtcTCCAGGCAGGTACTCTACATTTGTCTCCTCCAGTGAACTGTCCTGCTCACGTCTGCAGTCTGATGAGCCGCTGCTGGGCGTCCAGTCCTAAAGAACGGCCCACGTTCAGCGAGATCCTTCAGATTCTGACTAATTCCTCCGCAGACACCAAAGTCTAGAGGATCACGACTGCCATCAGAGACTCAATCACACACATTTCAGATGCGAGAGTCTGCTCCGAGACTCGCTCAGGATCAAACACACTTCTGTCCCATTAATGACCTGTTTACGCTTCTGTAGAAGCTCCTTCCTCTCGTTGAAGCCTCAGGGACTCCGgggatgacctttgacctcagcagCGCAGGACAATCACAGATCCATCAGGTTACAGATGCAGGACGAGGTACTGCACACACATGATGCTGGAATCACATCACGCCTGCGGCTCTCAGAAAACAGCAGTGCCTAcagtcgagtgtgtgtgtgtgtgtgtgtgtgtgtgtgtgtgtgttttcacaggaTGATGTCACGGAACGCATCATTAGTGGAGTTTAGTCTCTTGTTTGTGGGAAACAGAGATTAATGATGAAGTTAGAGATAGACGTACAAACCTGTAATATGATAACAAACTCACTAattaacctgtgtgtgtgtgtgtgtgtgtgtgtgtgtgatgacagGGAGATTTATGTCAATAATAACATGATCTTTGTTTCTCAGAGGTGCACACAGGTGACTGTGTTATTGTAGTAAATAAATATGCAACGCATTGGATTGCAAACATTTCTAAGCCATGATTAATTACCTGTTATTTTAATACGCAGTTCACTGTCCATCTCTGTAAAATCCTTCTGGATAGTTTTCCTCAAGCACACCTGACAAACTTGGATGATATGCAGATTACACTTCAAACTTAAGGTGTCGTGTTGGTGTGTTGTGATTTGATCAGCGGTTCTCAACCAGGTCCAGTATgggttctcaaaaaaaaaaaaaaaaaaaaaaacatgcattaaaacaCCTGAAAatcaagcttttttttatttaagtttacagctttaatctttttttttttttttttttttttttttttatgaaccagaaaggaaaatctgaatatatgagGCATCCCGATATTTAAAAGCGTGATCTCTAGAGCTGGAGAAGccatgaaaatgaatgaaaacttaATCCTGATCCAGTCAATCACAGACTGAAAAAGtgacataaatcattttaaaactggAGGGACCCTGAGGAACATTCAGCTCCTAAAACTTCTGGAATGGGGAAATTCAATGCACAGAAACCAGGAGTGTCCATAATCAAAATCAAACGTGTGCATGGAGTCGTGGAGGTTGAGAAGCGTGATGCATGATGTGGTGTGAGGACTGTGTGAGTTTATGATGAAGGTGGTGTCTCTCTGGGTTTAATGTGGCCAGTGTTGGTGTAATTCAGACTCCTGCAGCACAAACATCATCAGGTGAACAGACACCAGGAACAGGTCAACCTCCACTTTTACAGCTGAAAGTGCCTACAACATGAAGGACTTATTTGCGGGGTTTTTTTTACAGTATCTTTTGTAATGCGGTTAAAAGAATGGCTTTTATATGACCTTatcatatgtatttttattattattattgttatttgtttttaatctctTGTCATCATCACTGTCTGTTCATGGTTATTTTAAGGCAGGTTCTCATATTTTATATTCTTCTTTATAAAGGTCACAGTAATCAGATGTAATGCTGCTCtcattaaacatgtttttaacagCCTCGCTGCGTCTGTGCTCCGTAACATCAAGAGTTTGAAGAAGATTTCGGTTTCTCCTTGTGGGATTGGTCAATTGACCCttgaaaaaactaaattttaaaactttagtattaaatgatgataatattCACGAGCCATTGTATTTTCATGTTAATTCAATGATAATCATAGAATACGATGGTAAATCTCACAAAAGCATTAACACTTTGTGTTTTCCTCTGATCAAAGGATACAAGCATCATTACTTTGAGGGAATAGTTCAGtcagaaatgtaaatgtgttcatcctcagttcatctgagatcaggaggaGTGTGTCAGAATGAGTGTGTGTTCAGATCTCTGTGTGTAAAGGCCAGCAGatggtgctgtgtgtgtgtgtgtgtgtgtgtgtgtgtgtgtgtgtgtgtgtgtgtgtgtgtgtgtgtgtgtgtgtgtgagacaaaacCCCAACCATTCCAACAAAGACTTTTCAGTAGAGGACAGAGTTCAGATGACTTGCATTACTTGACAAATGTTGAGATGTTTTGGTGTAGTTGGTCCGCGTGTGAATGCTTGTCCCTTCTCTGTTCTTTACACCGAAAAGCTTCACACTGCCCATCAGATGCACCATAGATGACCTCCTTCTGTTGGACACTtttccctgctgtgtgtgtgtgtgtgtgtgtgtgtgtgtgtgtgtgtctgtcatcaGAGAGGAGCTGGAGTGCATCTGTGTCACTCATGATGCTCTTCATACAGATTATGATGTCTCTCAAATGCTTTTATCTTCATGCTTGCCTCCTATTTTCATAagtatttgttgttctgacacttGGTTACATACAAATGTTAGGTTCATGTTGATTTGTGTCCAACCTAAACATCTTCCACAGCTTCTCCGGGGTTTAAGGAGGACTTCAGTTCAGAGATCTGTGGCCTCTGAAAAAACAGTTCTGATGTGTGTCATGACTGAACACAAAACACTCTTGATTCtgtcctagaacattcctgcagaTGAAGAATACGTGGATCAGAAGCGTTTGATTCAaggattttaatgaaatgttcagCTCTTGTCCATCTGAGTCTGGGGCTTTTATAACAGTTTCTATGGGAACTAGACTTGTGCTGTAGTGCCAGTGTTACATAAAAGCTTGTTGCAGTGGAATGGaatgattgttttgtttgtttctgtgagtATGTGGGGTTtcttcatatttatattaatactaaCGAATAGTATTATGAAAGTTTAATAATGCAGTTTTAATCATGTATATTTCATAGTCCTTAGCCCACTTGCATAAATCACGTTAATAACCTTactattgttgttattaatacCCCGCATCTATTAATACGCGAAGCTCCTCCCTCTAGTAAAACGTGTGAAGTGAGCGCAACCGTTTTGGTATTTATGCAAATGAGAAGTCGCTTTATCCAACCGCGCTGCAGGCCGTCCCCGCGCGAGCCAATCGCTGGACGCGACTGTGACTCGCCATATAAGGAGCGAGAACTCCAAAAAAGGAAACAGCCTATCTCTTTATATGGAGGAAAGTAGATCGGCCGTGTATAGATCCCTCCGCGCTGGCGTTGCGAAGCGTCACATCAACGcgatgattgacagctgtcagcAGCGGGACGCGGAGTTGAGGCGTTCGCAACGCGTTGACAGAGAAGAGCGCTGATTTGACACGTTCTCGGCGCACTAGGTGACGCGGCGGAAGGATCGCGGAAGCGCTCGTGCGGTTTTCCTTTTAGAGAAAGCGCTTCTCTCGCGGAGCTCCAGGGGGAGGTGAAGCCGGCTGGAGACGCTCAGGTTCAGCATCACTTCTCAAAGTTTCTCGCGAACTCTGCTGGTGTATGAGCGCCGCTTCGGAACTCGTTCTCTCACAGACTGTCGCTCCAGCGCTCCGCTGCCGTCACACTGATCGTTCTCTCCGGTGTCTAGGATGTTATCCAGCCAGAGCTCCGCGGCTCTGAGTGGAAGCGGATCAGCGGCGGGGAAGAGCGCAGGCCACGGCGCGGTGGTGATGGGCGCCGGGGTGCGCGCGGGGTTCGCTCGGGGGCTGGGGCCGATGGGACTTGGGATCCCAGGGAGGTTCGAGCCGGATAAAGAGGGACCCCCGCACGTGTGCAGCGGCTCCGACGCCGACTCTGACTCCGGCGATGAGGACGAGCTCATGGGGTCAGTCGGGGACAACCGGAGGGGAAGCGGCGTTAAGCGGGAGAGAGCGGAGATGGAAGCCGCGATGGTGGGACCCGAGGCCGGCTTGCCCTCCGCGGCGCTCGCGTCTGGAGCGTCTGGAGCGAAACCGGGCAAAAAGACCCGCGGCAGAGTGAAGATAAAGATGGAGTTTATAGACAACAAACTGCGACGGTACACGACCTTCAGCAAAAGGAAGACCGGCATCATGAAGAAGGTGAGAAACTCTCATGAAGAACAGGCAGATCACACAAAAGTGGTGTTAAAGGTCATGGCTGGTTACTGAAAGTTTGTAGGTTCGAGTCCTGCTAGAGAACTGCGTAACTGAACAGGATAAGTAGTTACAGAAAGATTAAATACAAAGTGCATCAAGAAGTAAAACACATAAGCTTCTCTGCAGCAGATAGGAAGGTCACAGAGACTGAGTGCAG
This window of the Carassius gibelio isolate Cgi1373 ecotype wild population from Czech Republic chromosome B13, carGib1.2-hapl.c, whole genome shotgun sequence genome carries:
- the LOC127970683 gene encoding inactive tyrosine-protein kinase 7-like — translated: MDGAPGTGTDASGAPTRRGRAADALLFVFIFSLDVFIIQASSLRFSEEPQSQDALHGRSAILRCELSGPDDMRFWWTQDGRRVQDSNRRFQEGSNLKFTAVDRHTDTGSFQCVASSSSTGDTLTSASASFNIKWLERGPITMNEPASEAELEEAERIVLQCHIDGHPRPSSKWFKDGVQLDRKDRILTLTNLSTGDSGIYSCCAQNAAGKVCSNSNITLNIFDKSVPRVLVSPVDQVVLRNEDAVFHCQFRAKPPPLIEWFHDAEPIVNKSQVVVYANGTLHITQVKQRSTGVYKCMAQYGENKQVHVEAALRIAELADMGERVWRVFSAGRGERVRCDPPRGQPEPDVWWERAGARVASEGRVYQRDGDLIFSPTDASDSGVYTCVARNTAGQKQQELVVTVATSPEWIVQPQDTHVEEGQPGFLHCLARSTPEPRVTWYRKSVPITEEGSRYKLFSNGTLRINSAEVKDNQTYSCVCETEAGSVSAHARIHILEKLKFAPVPQSSQCLQLDRESSVSCVATGRETPVIHWSRADGADLPSHVSQINGVLLFRTVTRADGGNYTCVASSSSQGQIRAHVHLTVAVEVEFKLQPEQTTVYQGHTAVLHCQASGDPQPYVQWMLRDTQLLSSSSSRFQKMQNGSLVISDVSTEDTGVYTCIAGNTCSIRDTAAQLYVVEKPVHPRGGDEDKSQFKMFQTIALSVAVAVAYIIAVLGLMFYCKQRRKNKRLQKSRAGEQPEMECLNGVQLNGHRMSEIQEEVALTSVRSSANSEKQQSFPRAHLQTITTLGRGVFGEVFLAKARAMEEAGPETLVLVKSLESREETHRAEFRRELEMFSRLDHAHVVRLLGVCRETHPHYMILEYVDLGDLKQFLRISTSSDEKLKPHPISTRTKVSICAQVAHGMQHLSNRGFVHRDLAARNCLISGQRQVKVSALSLSRDVYNSEYYEHGQVCIPLRWLPGESVFEGEFCSKSDVWAFGVLMWEVFSLGELPYPTLSDQQVMEGLQAGTLHLSPPVNCPAHVCSLMSRCWASSPKERPTFSEILQILTNSSADTKV